One region of Glycine max cultivar Williams 82 chromosome 9, Glycine_max_v4.0, whole genome shotgun sequence genomic DNA includes:
- the LOC100789628 gene encoding peroxidase 59-like precursor: MNRSSNANFWLVNFFILSVGVRSQLTPDFYKTTCPDLYRIVRREVQKALKYEMRMGASLLRLHFHDCFVNGCDGSILLDGDQDSEKFATPNLNSARGFEVIDTIKSSVERACSGAVSCADILAIAARDSVLLSGGPFWYVQLGRRDGLISNGTLANLAIPSPFDTLDTIISKFNDVGLDLKDVVTLSGAHTTGRARCTFFSNRLFNSSGTEAPDSTIETTMLTEYCKICAYKTVMRTQPVC; encoded by the exons ATGAATAGGTCCTCTAATGCAAATTTTTGGCTTGtgaatttcttcattttgagtGTGGGAGTAAGGTCCCAACTGACCCCGGATTTTTACAAAACAACATGCCCTGATCTTTATAGAATAGTTAGGAGAGAGGTTCAAAAAGCTCTAAAATATGAGATGCGAATGGGTGCTTCCTTGCTTCGGCTTCACTTCCATGATTGCTTTGTAAAT GGTTGTGATGGTTCAATTCTGCTGGATGGAGACCAAGATAGTGAGAAATTTGCTACTCCTAACTTGAATTCTGCTAGAGGGTTTGAAGTTATTGATACAATCAAAAGTTCAGTGGAGAGGGCATGCAGTGGAGCTGTGTCCTGTGCTGATATATTAGCCATAGCGGCCAGAGATTCTGTTCTCCTT AGTGGGGGTCCCTTTTGGTATGTTCAGCTAGGACGGAGAGATGGATTAATCTCAAACGGGACACTGGCAAATCTTGCAATTCCTTCTCCATTTGACACACTAGATACCATCATTTCAAAGTTCAATGACGTTGGCCTCGATCTCAAAGACGTTGTTACTTTATCAG GTGCCCACACTACTGGACGAGCAAGGTGCACTTTTTTCAGCAATAGATTGTTCAACtcctcagggacagaagcaccGGACAGTACAATAGAAACCACTATGCTCACTGAATATTGCAAAATTTGTGCCTACAAAACGGTGATGAGAACACAACCAGTGTGCTAG
- the LOC100789104 gene encoding glycylpeptide N-tetradecanoyltransferase 1: protein MGDSSVPSGSPNAKSDLVDRDLAVSNNASSLETIVQSFQDSMSLGKRHKFWETQPVGQYKDVGDSSLPEGPIEPPTPLSEVKQEPYNLPSAYEWTTCDMDSEEICDEVYALLKNNYVEDDENMFRFNYSKEFLSWALRVPGYYQSWHIGVRAKTSKKLVAFISGIPARIRVNEEVVKMAEINFLCVHKKLRSKRLAPVMIKEVTRRVHLENIWQAAYTAGVVLPTPITTCQYWHRSLNPKKLIDVGFSRLGARMTMSRTIKLYKLPDSTVTPGFRKMELRDVPAVTRLLRNYLSQFVVAPDFDENDVEHWLLPNENVVDSFLVESPENHEITDFCSFYTLPSSILGNQNYSILKAAYSYYNVSTKTPLTQLMNDVLIVAKQKDFDVFNALDVMHNESFLKELKFGPGDGQLHYYLYNYRIRSALKPSGLGLVLL, encoded by the coding sequence aTGGGTGATAGCAGTGTTCCATCTGGGTCTCCAAATGCAAAATCAGATCTTGTTGACAGAGACTTGGCGGTTTCCAACAACGCGTCGTCGTTGGAAACCATTGTGCAAAGTTTCCAAGATTCAATGTCTCTTGGTAAGAGACACAAGTTCTGGGAAACTCAGCCTGTGGGGCAATACAAGGATGTTGGGGACTCAAGTTTGCCCGAGGGCCCGATTGAGCCCCCGACACCTTTGTCCGAGGTTAAGCAGGAGCCTTACAACCTTCCCAGTGCTTATGAGTGGACAACATGTGACATGGACTCTGAGGAAATCTGTGATGAGGTTTATGCCCTTCTCAAGAATAACTATGTTGAGGATGATGAGAACATGTTCAGGTTCAACTATTCCAAGGAATTTCTCAGTTGGGCGTTGCGTGTTCCGGGCTATTACCAGAGTTGGCACATTGGCGTGAGAGCCAAGACGTCGAAGAAGTTGGTTGCTTTCATCAGTGGCATCCCCGCCAGGATCAGGGTTAATGAGGAGGTTGTGAAGATGGCCGAGATCAATTTCTTGTGTGTTCATAAGAAGCTCAGGTCAAAGAGACTTGCACCTGTTATGATCAAGGAGGTCACCAGGAGGGTTCATTTGGAGAATATTTGGCAGGCGGCCTATACGGCTGGAGTTGTTCTTCCAACGCCAATCACGACTTGTCAATATTGGCACCGATCGTTGAATCCGAAGAAGCTAATTGATGTTGGGTTTTCAAGGCTTGGTGCTAGGATGACGATGAGCCGCACTATAAAGCTTTACAAATTGCCTGATTCAACGGTTACTCCTGGATTCAGGAAAATGGAGCTTCGGGATGTCCCTGCTGTTACTCGGCTGCTTAGGAACTACTTGAGCCAGTTTGTTGTTGCACCTGATTTTGATGAAAATGATGTTGAACATTGGCTTCTTCCCAATGAGAATGTGGTGGATAGTTTCTTGGTGGAGAGTCCAGAGAATCATGAGATCACAGACTTCTGCAGCTTCTATACTCTTCCTTCTTCCATCCTTGGAAATCAAAATTACTCAATTTTGAAAGCTGCTTATTCTTATTATAATGTTTCCACCAAAACTCCGCTGACCCAGTTGATGAATGATGTGCTGATTGTAGCAAAGCAAAAGGATTTTGATGTTTTCAATGCCTTGGATGTAATGCACAATGAGAGTTTCCTCAAAGAACTCAAGTTTGGACCAGGAGATGGACAGCTTCACTACTACTTGTACAATTATAGGATTCGTAGTGCCTTGAAACCATCTGGACTTGGACTTGTGCTCTTGTAG
- the LOC100801104 gene encoding metalloendoproteinase 1: MMMKSSYSSYLSILFLFFLLLVDKSLSKSGARFSLTRAVFMPHHPVIGGSQWDQTVETVEQQESAPQPTKQIKGLSKIKDYFSNFGYLPSSGGTFNDDLDQATVSAITTYQRFFNLKITGDLTNETLQQISLPRCGVPDMNFDYDVSKDNVSWPMSRYHRRWFPDRNLTYGFSPASKIPSNATKVFRDAFARWAGSVPGLNLTEMNYNSADLKVGFYNLDEGVEDVVWGESIIRLNASNVVSGEIRLDATKDWKLPGEKGENGTALDLESAAMHHIGHLLGLDHSNDEESVMYPYVLPSRRQKVKLSSSDKENIRLVYSKGHSGNGGSWGVVRIVTTLALGFAYYAVVLA; encoded by the coding sequence ATGATGATGAAATCATCATATTCTTCATACCTTTCTATATTATTCCtatttttccttctccttgtGGATAAATCCCTCTCCAAATCCGGTGCACGTTTTTCTCTAACCAGAGCAGTGTTCATGCCGCACCACCCAGTGATTGGTGGTTCCCAATGGGATCAAACCGTGGAGACCGTGGAACAGCAAGAGTCTGCTCCACAACCAACGAAGCAAATCAAAGGCCTCTCCAAAATCAAAGACTACTTCTCCAACTTCGGCTACCTCCCCTCCTCCGGTGGCACATTCAACGATGATTTGGACCAGGCAACGGTTTCAGCCATCACCACCTACCAACGATTCTTCAATCTCAAGATCACCGGCGACTTAACCAACGAGACTTTACAGCAAATCTCGCTGCCGCGGTGCGGCGTCCCCGACATGAACTTTGACTACGATGTCTCCAAAGACAACGTGTCGTGGCCTATGTCCAGATACCATCGGAGATGGTTTCCGGACAGAAACCTCACGTACGGGTTTTCTCCTGCGAGCAAGATCCCGTCCAACGCGACGAAGGTGTTCAGAGACGCCTTCGCACGATGGGCGGGATCTGTGCCTGGTTTAAACTTGACAGAGATGAATTACAACAGCGCCGACTTAAAGGTAGGGTTCTATAACTTGGATGAAGGTGTGGAGGATGTAGTGTGGGGTGAGAGCATTATAAGATTGAATGCTTCAAATGTGGTTTCTGGAGAGATACGTTTGGATGCGACTAAAGACTGGAAGCTGCCCGGTGAAAAGGGTGAAAACGGCACCGCATTGGACTTGGAGAGTGCAGCGATGCATCACATAGGGCATTTGCTAGGACTTGATCATTCCAACGATGAAGAGTCTGTTATGTACCCTTATGTGTTGCCGTCGCGGCGGCAGAAGGTGAAGCTTTCGAGTTCTGATAAGGAGAATATTCGGCTTGTGTATAGCAAAGGTCACTCTGGCAATGGTGGAAGTTGGGGAGTGGTTCGAATTGTAACCACCTTGGCTCTTGGCTTTGCTTATTATGCGGTGGTGCTAGCTTGA